Below is a window of Christensenella minuta DNA.
CGGAGAATCGCATCCCTTGAGGGCGGCGCAGCGGCGCTTGGGCTCGCTTCGGGCGCAGCGGCGATCACTTACGCGCTCAATGCCCTGGCACGCTCGGGCGAGCACATTGTGGCGTCCAAAACGATCTATGGAGGTACATATAACCTGCTGGAGCATACGCTCCCGCTGTCGGCCGGGATCGCTACGACCTTTGTCGATCCGGAACGGGAGGGAGCGTTTGAAGAAGCAATCAGGGAAAACACAAAAGCGATTTTTATCGAAACATTGGGCAATCCAAATTCCAATATCATTGATATTGAAGAGGTCGCTGAAATCGCGCACAAGCATAATATCCCGCTGGTGGTGGATTCCACGTTTGCGACGCCGTATCTCGTAAGGCCGCTTGAATATGGGGCGGATATTGTCATACATTCCGCGACCAAGTTTATTGGAGGACACGGAACGGCTGTCGGCGGCGTTGTCGTGGACGGAGGACGCTTTGACTGGAAAAGTTCCGCGAAATACCCGTGGATATCGGAGCCGAATCCCAGCTATCATGGCGTTTCTTTTGCGGATGCGGCGGGACCGGCGGCTTTTGTGACCTATATCCGCGCGATACTGCTGCGCGACACTGGCGCCACGCTTTCCCCTTTCCATGCGTTTTTATTCCTGCAGGGGCTGGAGACGCTCTCCCTGCGGGTGGAGCGGCATGTGGAAAACGCGCTCCGCATCGTCGATTACCTCAACGGGCATCCGCAGGTGGAGGCGGTTCATCATCCGTCTTTGGCCAGCGAACCGAGCTACAAGCTATATCAAAAATATTTCCCCAATGGCGGGGGATCCATCTTTACCTTTGAAATCAAAGGAACTGCTGAAACGGCCCGGAAATTCATTGATAATCTGGCAATTTTCTCCCTGCTTGCGAATGTGGCCGATGTAAAATCACTGGTGATCCATCCGGCCAGCACGACTCATTCCCAGCTGACGGAGGAGGAATTACTGGATCAGGGGATCAAACCAAATACGATCCGCCTCTCTATCGGTACGGAAAATGCCGATGATCTGGTTGCGGCACTGGAAGCGGCGTTTAAAGCGGTTTGGTAAAAAACAGTAAAACAAACGGAAGATTCCGGCAGGCGCCGTTCATGTGGACGGCGCCTGTTTTTTACCGGCGGGCCAAGTAGCTGGGGTGAGAAGCGATTGGTTTCAGCTTCATACCGTCCTCCACCTTGGTTGTTCTCTGTATGCTGCGGCGGTCCCGGCATTTCCGCATTCTTGGAATTATGATAGAATGGAGGAGAAAAAACGGCAAATCGAAATTGCGGCAGGTTTATATTAGCGGAGGAATTAACGTATGCAAAGTTTTCTCGAAACGTTGACAAGCGAAAGCAAAAATGTGGAGCTGCCCGAAGAATTTAATTATTTCGGGAAGCTTATCGGCAGCTGGAAAATCGACTATATTGATAATAGCAATTCTCATTCGATTAAAGGCGAATGGCATTTTTCATGGGTTCTTGATGGAATGGCAATTCAGGATGTTATTATCTTGCCCGGTTATGAATACGGAACGACGCTTCGCGTCTATAATCCCGGTACGTGTGCATGGGATATTGCCTATTGTTATACAGGAAAAATTATGCGGTTTGAAGCGAGTAAACGAGACGATATAATAGTCCTTACGAATATTGAGGATGAAAAGAGAAAATGGGTTTTTGCCAAAATCGAGGATAATAATTTTCATTGGCAGGATGTTATCGTAAAGGACAACGGTGAATGGCATATTAATTTTGACTTATATGCCCAGCGCATATGAGAAAAATGCGCAGTGCATCCTGGCTGCTTACACCGTTGCCCTAAATTTGCCGCCCAATGCGGCAAATACAGAAGGCAGGGACAGTACACAGTTTGAAAAGCTGTAAATTGAAATTTATCGAGGAGAGGGCAAAGCCCGTCCCCGCTCAGCGCAAAAGAGAGACTGCCAGCTTTCCGCCGACAGCCCTCTTTTGTTGTCGCATTCCGTTTGCCGAGGGTCTAGTCTGAATGCCCTTGATGGTTCTTTATGGGGCGCCCGCCAAAGGATGGTCCTTTTGATTCCAGCTGCAAAAGCGCATCTGTATGGACTTGGATATGTAAATTTTTATTCGGAAAACATGGGGGTAGAAAGGTAACGGTCACCGGTATCGGGGAGGAGGACGACGATCACCTTTCCTTTGTTTTCCGGCCGCCTGGCAAGCTCCGCTGCCGCAAACACAGCCGCGCCGGAAGAAATTCCTACCAGCACGCCTTCTTCCCGTGCGATCTCCCTCCCGGACTCGAAGGCTTCTTCATTTGCGACCGTGAGGATTTCATCATATATCCCGGCATCCAGCGTTTCGGGAATAAACCCGGCACCGATTCCCTGGATCATGTGGGGACCTGCCGTACCCTTGGAAAGCACCGGGGATCCGGCCGGTTCGACAGCTACCACTTTTATATCGGGATTCCGGGATTTTAAATATTCGCCGACCCCGGAGACCGTACCGCCTGTTCCCACGCCAGCGACAAAAATATCAACCCTGCCATCAGTATCGTTCCAGATTTCCGGGCCGGTGGTATTGCGGTGAACGGACGGATTGGCAGGATTTGTAAATTGACTGGGAATGAAGCTGCCGGGAGTTTCCTTTGCCAGTTCGTTGGCTTTTGCAATTGCGCCCTTCATGCCGAGCGCGCCCTCCGTCAGGACGAGCTGAGCTCCATATGCCTTGAGCAGGTTCCGGCGCTCGACGCTCATTGTTTCAGGCATTGTAAGAATAATTTTATAGCCCCTTGCAGCCGCGACTGAGGCAAGGCCGATCCCCGTGTTGCCGCTGGTTGGTTCGATGATAACCGTCCCGGGCTTCAGCAATCCCTTTGCCTCCGCATCGTCGAGCATGGCTTTGGCGATTCGGTCCTTCACGCTGCCGGCAGGATTGAAATATTCCAGTTTGCCGAGCAAAGTTGCTTCCAGGCGGTGTTTTTTTACATAATTGTTCAACCCGAGCAACGGCGTACCGCCGATCAAATCCGTAATTTTATCGTATATTTTCATAAGAAATCGCTCCTTTTGTAATTGAGGATAGAATTTGGTTGGTTTACAGATTGCCTTCTATAAGCGGCAACATCGTTGGCGTATACCTGTTTTCTCCATTATGGCTCTCCTTATTCTTTTTATAAACGCAATAACCTATAAAACATATTAATTATATAGGAATTATTGTACAACCATCGGGGCGCGGTGTCAAGACCGAAAAAAGCATCAATAAGCCGCCTGGAAATCAAAAACGGCGGGGCGGGATGAAGGAACGGGCGTGCATTGTTGAAAACTTACATAACCTATGTTATATTAGTAATTAGTAAGGTGGAGGTGATAGTATGAAAATCTCGACGAAAGGACGCTATGCGCTTAGGATGATGCTTGATTTGGCACAACATCAGCAGGAAGGGTTTATTACCTTAAAGAGTATTGCGGAACGGCAGAATGTATCCAAAAAATATTTGGAGCAAATTGTTCCTTTGCTAAATAATGCCAGGATGCTGAAGACGAACCGCGGTTATCAGGGAGGCTATATCCTTGCCAAAAGCCCGGATCAATATACGGTAGGGGAGATTTTGCGCATAACAGAGGGAAGCTTGACCCCGGTTGCCTGTCTTGACGACACACCCAACCTGTGTGAGCGCAGCGGCGAATGCCCGACGCTGAACATTTGGCAGGGGCTCAATAAGGTTATTATGGACTATTTGGACGGAATTACGCTTCAGGACGTTCTTGACCGGAACCAAAGTCAGGCGGCAGCGGCAAATGAATACTATATTTAGTGGCGCCTGGGCCGGAAGATGCGGCAAGAGACACAATGCGGTCTTATTTTTTTGTGGGACGGGCCTATTCTGTCTTGACAAAGACGAAAAACGGGTGTACATTTAAAACATAGTAAACATATATGTTATATAGATATAAAAAGATGCTGCTGTGGACCGAACCTCGCGCCGAAATTTTTGGTATGAGGCGGTCAGGGCTGAAATTGCAAAGAATATTTACATGAAGGAGTGAGGCAAATGAAAGTATATGCGGATAATGCGGCCACCACGAAAATGAGCCGGAAATCCATTGAAGCGATGCTTCCATATATGGAAAAAGAATATGGTAATCCGTCGAGCCTGTATCGCCTGGGCCAGCAGGCGGCGGAAGCGCTTGACGAGGCAAGGGAAACGATCGCGCGGAATCTGGGATGCACGCCGGCGGAGATTACATTTACCTCGGGCGGCAGCGAGTCGGATAATCAGGCGCTTTTATCTGCCGCGGCCATAGGGGAGCGAAAAGGGCGTAAGCATATTATTTCCACGGCATTCGAGCATCACGCAGTACTGCATATGCTGAAAAAATTGGAAAAACGGGGCTTTGAAGTCACCTACCTCGATGTGCATGAGAACGGAATTGTGTCTCCCGGGCAGGTAGAGGCGGCAATACGTCCGGACACCTGCCTTGTGACCGTAATGTACGCCAACAATGAAATCGGGACGATTCAGCCCGTCGGGCAGATCGGCGCGGTATGCCG
It encodes the following:
- a CDS encoding O-acetylhomoserine aminocarboxypropyltransferase/cysteine synthase family protein, which gives rise to MTNIKDSKNWSFETRQLHIGQEEADPATGARAVPIYATASYVFHDSQHAADRFGLRDPGNIYGRLTNPTQDIFERRIASLEGGAAALGLASGAAAITYALNALARSGEHIVASKTIYGGTYNLLEHTLPLSAGIATTFVDPEREGAFEEAIRENTKAIFIETLGNPNSNIIDIEEVAEIAHKHNIPLVVDSTFATPYLVRPLEYGADIVIHSATKFIGGHGTAVGGVVVDGGRFDWKSSAKYPWISEPNPSYHGVSFADAAGPAAFVTYIRAILLRDTGATLSPFHAFLFLQGLETLSLRVERHVENALRIVDYLNGHPQVEAVHHPSLASEPSYKLYQKYFPNGGGSIFTFEIKGTAETARKFIDNLAIFSLLANVADVKSLVIHPASTTHSQLTEEELLDQGIKPNTIRLSIGTENADDLVAALEAAFKAVW
- the cysK gene encoding cysteine synthase A; this encodes MKIYDKITDLIGGTPLLGLNNYVKKHRLEATLLGKLEYFNPAGSVKDRIAKAMLDDAEAKGLLKPGTVIIEPTSGNTGIGLASVAAARGYKIILTMPETMSVERRNLLKAYGAQLVLTEGALGMKGAIAKANELAKETPGSFIPSQFTNPANPSVHRNTTGPEIWNDTDGRVDIFVAGVGTGGTVSGVGEYLKSRNPDIKVVAVEPAGSPVLSKGTAGPHMIQGIGAGFIPETLDAGIYDEILTVANEEAFESGREIAREEGVLVGISSGAAVFAAAELARRPENKGKVIVVLLPDTGDRYLSTPMFSE
- a CDS encoding RrF2 family transcriptional regulator, which translates into the protein MKISTKGRYALRMMLDLAQHQQEGFITLKSIAERQNVSKKYLEQIVPLLNNARMLKTNRGYQGGYILAKSPDQYTVGEILRITEGSLTPVACLDDTPNLCERSGECPTLNIWQGLNKVIMDYLDGITLQDVLDRNQSQAAAANEYYI